A part of Capsicum annuum cultivar UCD-10X-F1 chromosome 6, UCD10Xv1.1, whole genome shotgun sequence genomic DNA contains:
- the LOC107873961 gene encoding heat shock 70 kDa protein-like: MILKDKKAASTRENNVLIFDLSDGTFDVSLTIEEGIFKMKATAGDTHLGGEYFDSRLVNHFAQEFKRKHKNYISGNLRALRRLRTACERAKRTFSWTTQTTIEIDSLYEGIDFYATITKVRFEEMNMDLFRKCMEPVEKCLKDAKIDKGQVYE, encoded by the exons ATGATTCTCAAAG ATAAGAAGGCTGCAAGTACTAGAGAAAATAATGTGTTGATCTTTGATCTTAGTGATGGAACTTTTGATGTTTCGTTGACTATTGAGGAAGGGATTTTTAAAATGAAGGCTACTGCTGGTGATACACAtttaggtggtgaatattttgaCAGTAGACTTGTCAATCACTTTGCGCAGGAGTTTAAGAGGAAGCATAAGAACTATATTAGTGGCAATCTGAGGGCGCTGAGGCGATTGAGAACTGCTTGTGAGAGGGCAAAGAGGACTTTTTCTTGGACTACTCAGACGACTATTGAGATTGATTCTTTATATGAAGGAATCGATTTCTATGCTACAATAACCAAGGTGAGATTTGAAGAGATGAACATGGATCTTTTCAGGAAGTGTATGGAACCTGTGGAGAAATGCTTAAAGGATGCCAAGATTGATAAGGGTCAAGTGTATGAATAA